Proteins from one Larimichthys crocea isolate SSNF chromosome XX, L_crocea_2.0, whole genome shotgun sequence genomic window:
- the ldhd gene encoding putative D-lactate dehydrogenase, mitochondrial, giving the protein MLLGLTHRRCLLKCRSVKSQTTRSAVVDSALSAFRSICGEDGVSLAAAVREQHGKDESVHRCRPPDVVVFPRCVEEVSAVAKVCHKHDFPIIPFGTGTGLEGGVGAVKGGVCFSLRNMDQVLDLHQEDFDVTVEPGVTRKALNAYLRDTGLWFPVDPGADASLCGMAATSASGTNAVRYGTMRENVLNLEVVLADGTIVHTAGKGRRPRKTSAGYNLTNLFVGSEGTLGIITKTTLRLYGIPESMVSAICSFPSVQAAVDSTVQILQSGVPIARIEFLDDVMIDACNRFSSLSYPVTPTLFLEFHGSERSLEEQVNTAEDITQSNGGSDFQWARDPETRNKLWKARHDAWYAAQALRPGCKAYSTDVCVPLSQLPQIIVETKEDLIENRLTGPIAGHVGDGNFHCLMVVDPDDPEELHRVHLFTERLARRALAMDGTCTGEHGVGLGKRALLCEELGHTSIQVMQGLKDALDPKNLMNPEKVLQLRRV; this is encoded by the exons ATGCTGCTCGGTCTGACACACCGTCGCTGCCTCCTGAAGTGTCGCAGCGTTAAATCACAAACCACCAGA agtGCTGTTGTGGACAGTGCGCTCTCTGCGTTCAGATCTATATGTGGTGAAGATGGCGTCTCATTGGCTGCAGCCGTCAGAGAGCAACATGGCAAAGACGAGTCTGTACACAG ATGTCGTCCTCCAGATGTGGTGGTGTTCCCTCGCTGTGTGGAGGAGGTCAGCGCCGTCGCCAAGGTCTGCCACAAACACGACTTTCCCATCATCCCCTTTGGCACTGGGACCGGCCTGGAGGGAGGGGTTGGCGCAGTGAAG GGTGGTGTTTGCTTCAGCCTGAGGAACATGGACCAGGTCCTGGATCTCCACCAAGAGGACTTTGACGTGACGGTGGAGCCCGGTGTGACTCGGAAGGCTCTGAACGCTTACCTGCGAGACACCGGCCTCTGGTTTCCTGTCG ATCCCGGTGCTGACGCGTCTCTGTGCGGCATGGCCGCCACCAGCGCGTCCGGTACCAACGCAGTGCGTTACGGAACGATGAGGGAGAACGTTTTAAACCTGGAGGTGGTGCTCGCCGACGGGACCATCGTCCACACGGCCGGGAAGGGTCGACGTCCCAG GAAGACGTCAGCGGGGTACAACCTGACCAACCTGTTCGTGGGGTCAGAGGGCACCTTGGGCATCATCACCAAGACCACGCTGCGTCTGTACGGCATCCCGGAGTCCATGGTGTCGGCCATCTGCTCTTTTCCCTCCGTCCAGGCTGCTGTGGATAGCACGGTGCAGATTCTGCAGTCAGGAGTGCCGATCGCTCGCATTG AGTTTCTGGACGATGTGATGATCGATGCCTGCAACAGGTTCAGCTCTCTGTCGTACCCCGTGACCCCGACTCTGTTCCTGGAGTTCCACGGCTCTGAGCGAAGCCTTGAGGAGCAGGTCAACACAGCCG AGGACATCACTCAAAGTAACGGTGGTTCAGACTTTCAGTGGGCTCGAGATCCAGAAACACGGAACAAGTTGTGGAAAGCTCGTCACGACGCCTGGTACGCTGCTCAGGCCCTCAGACCTGGCTGCAAG gcctacagcacagatgtgtgtgtccctctgtcTCAACTGCCTCAAATCATCGTGGAGACGAAGGAGGACCTGATTGAGAACAGGCTCACAG GTCCCATCGCGGGTCATGTGGGCGATGGTAacttccactgtctgatggtGGTGGACCCCGACGACCCGGAGGAGCTGCACAGAGTCCACCTGTTCACCGAGAGACTGGCCAG GCGAGCCCTGGCCATGGACGGCACCTGTACAGGTGAGCACGGAGTGGGCTTAGGGAAGAGAGCGCTGCTGTGTGAGGAGCTGGGACACACATCTATCCAGGTCATGCAGGGTCTCAAGGACGCCCTGGACCCAAAGAACCTGATGAATCCTGAGAAAGTTCTGCAGCTAAGACGAGTATAA
- the fam169b gene encoding protein FAM169B isoform X2: MFPVDLPAVDDTDLTSASERYLSSLESSPHNKEVFQPAQMSKVEITPNNVRRLQLFEDDQPDCTLLALHPPDDPTQVIAVYLHEEWWCVDDVLRTSSESRSGLMLVQSIMERVIVFLLSQVVERSTGDEEEEVRFCPHPRTESCKLLWRDNQVVGFYTVKHKGSLCDSWTSQAYLLPVLDTVLVRKSCRRRGFGLQMLEDFCSSFCSEKFLGVSCPLSPSMAAVCRRFLQQHEDQRERLYEVEAPGGWTQRRNIWLNTQLGRYSLGVKEMSRPASEETQRKEGDDDSAQKPHNCRLDLTSSSTCDVNTAPAIGFPGQQVKPCDPSQAAAGGGGGSSPSGEIPGTGCSPTANANASDLDSGPPVGPTQSQNTKQALISKPCVSAELHREKPEEESQRRAKRVRRT, from the exons ATGTTCCCTGTAGACCTTCCAGCTGTGGATGACACTGACCTGACATCAGCGTCTGAACGGTACCTCTCTTCTCTGGAGTCAAGTCCTCATAATAAAGAAGTGTTTCAGCCAGCGCAGATGTCAAAG GTAGAGATAACACCCAACAATGTGAGGCGGTTGCAGCTGTTTGAAGATGACCAACCTGACTGTACGCTGCTGGCGCTTCACCCTCCCGACGATCCAACACAAG TGATTGCTGTATACCTGCACGAGGAGTGGTGGTGTGTGGATGACGTCTTACGGACGTCCAGCGAATCCAGAAGTGGCTTGATGTTG GTCCAGTCGATCATGGAGAGAGTGATCGTGTTCCTGCTCAGTCAGGTGGTGGAGAGGTCCACgggggatgaggaggaagaggtccGGTTCTGCCCACACCCCCGCACAGAGAGCTGCAAGCTGCTGTGGAGAGACAATCAGGTGGTCGGCTTCTACACCGTCAAACACAAAG GCAGCCTGTGCGACAGCTGGACGAGTCAGGCTTACCTGCTGCCGGTTCTGGACACGGTGCTGGTGAGGAAGAGCTGCAGGAGACGAGGCTTCGGCCTTCAGATGCTGGAGGATTTCTGCTCCTCATTCTGCAGCGAGAAGTTTCTGGGAGTCAGCTGTCCGTTATCACCGAGCATGGCAGCAG tgtgtaggAGGTTCCTGCAGCAGCACGAGGACCAGCGGGAGCGCCTGTACGAGGTGGAGGCTCCGGGCGGTTGGACCCAAAGACGAAACATCTGGCTCAACACCCAGTTGGGACGCTACTCCCTCG GTGTTAAAGAGATGAGCCGCCCAGCAtcagaagaaacacaaagaaaagaaggagatgATGACTCAGCTCAGAAG CCGCACAATTGTAGATTGGACCTGACCTCATCCAGCACCTGCGATGTGAACACGGCACCAGCAATCGGCTTTCCCGGACAACAAGTTAAACCATGTGATCCGAgccaagcagcagcaggaggaggaggaggaagctccCCGAGCGGCGAGATCCCAGGAACAGGATGTAGCCCCACAGCCAACGCCAACGCCAGCGATCTGGACTCTGGGCCTCCCGTCGGACCGACGCAAtcccaaaacacaaaacaagctcTGATATCCAAACCCTGTGTATCTGCAGAGCTTCACAGAGAGAAGCCAGAGGAGGAGAGTCAAAGAAGGGCCAAACGAGTCAGAAGGACATGA
- the fam169b gene encoding protein FAM169B isoform X1 — MFPVDLPAVDDTDLTSASERYLSSLESSPHNKEVFQPAQMSKVEITPNNVRRLQLFEDDQPDCTLLALHPPDDPTQVIAVYLHEEWWCVDDVLRTSSESRSGLMLVQSIMERVIVFLLSQVVERSTGDEEEEVRFCPHPRTESCKLLWRDNQVVGFYTVKHKGSLCDSWTSQAYLLPVLDTVLVRKSCRRRGFGLQMLEDFCSSFCSEKFLGVSCPLSPSMAAVCRRFLQQHEDQRERLYEVEAPGGWTQRRNIWLNTQLGRYSLGVKEMSRPASEETQRKEGDDDSAQKKQPHNCRLDLTSSSTCDVNTAPAIGFPGQQVKPCDPSQAAAGGGGGSSPSGEIPGTGCSPTANANASDLDSGPPVGPTQSQNTKQALISKPCVSAELHREKPEEESQRRAKRVRRT; from the exons ATGTTCCCTGTAGACCTTCCAGCTGTGGATGACACTGACCTGACATCAGCGTCTGAACGGTACCTCTCTTCTCTGGAGTCAAGTCCTCATAATAAAGAAGTGTTTCAGCCAGCGCAGATGTCAAAG GTAGAGATAACACCCAACAATGTGAGGCGGTTGCAGCTGTTTGAAGATGACCAACCTGACTGTACGCTGCTGGCGCTTCACCCTCCCGACGATCCAACACAAG TGATTGCTGTATACCTGCACGAGGAGTGGTGGTGTGTGGATGACGTCTTACGGACGTCCAGCGAATCCAGAAGTGGCTTGATGTTG GTCCAGTCGATCATGGAGAGAGTGATCGTGTTCCTGCTCAGTCAGGTGGTGGAGAGGTCCACgggggatgaggaggaagaggtccGGTTCTGCCCACACCCCCGCACAGAGAGCTGCAAGCTGCTGTGGAGAGACAATCAGGTGGTCGGCTTCTACACCGTCAAACACAAAG GCAGCCTGTGCGACAGCTGGACGAGTCAGGCTTACCTGCTGCCGGTTCTGGACACGGTGCTGGTGAGGAAGAGCTGCAGGAGACGAGGCTTCGGCCTTCAGATGCTGGAGGATTTCTGCTCCTCATTCTGCAGCGAGAAGTTTCTGGGAGTCAGCTGTCCGTTATCACCGAGCATGGCAGCAG tgtgtaggAGGTTCCTGCAGCAGCACGAGGACCAGCGGGAGCGCCTGTACGAGGTGGAGGCTCCGGGCGGTTGGACCCAAAGACGAAACATCTGGCTCAACACCCAGTTGGGACGCTACTCCCTCG GTGTTAAAGAGATGAGCCGCCCAGCAtcagaagaaacacaaagaaaagaaggagatgATGACTCAGCTCAGAAG aaacAGCCGCACAATTGTAGATTGGACCTGACCTCATCCAGCACCTGCGATGTGAACACGGCACCAGCAATCGGCTTTCCCGGACAACAAGTTAAACCATGTGATCCGAgccaagcagcagcaggaggaggaggaggaagctccCCGAGCGGCGAGATCCCAGGAACAGGATGTAGCCCCACAGCCAACGCCAACGCCAGCGATCTGGACTCTGGGCCTCCCGTCGGACCGACGCAAtcccaaaacacaaaacaagctcTGATATCCAAACCCTGTGTATCTGCAGAGCTTCACAGAGAGAAGCCAGAGGAGGAGAGTCAAAGAAGGGCCAAACGAGTCAGAAGGACATGA
- the fam169b gene encoding protein FAM169B isoform X3, translating to MERVIVFLLSQVVERSTGDEEEEVRFCPHPRTESCKLLWRDNQVVGFYTVKHKGSLCDSWTSQAYLLPVLDTVLVRKSCRRRGFGLQMLEDFCSSFCSEKFLGVSCPLSPSMAAVCRRFLQQHEDQRERLYEVEAPGGWTQRRNIWLNTQLGRYSLGVKEMSRPASEETQRKEGDDDSAQKKQPHNCRLDLTSSSTCDVNTAPAIGFPGQQVKPCDPSQAAAGGGGGSSPSGEIPGTGCSPTANANASDLDSGPPVGPTQSQNTKQALISKPCVSAELHREKPEEESQRRAKRVRRT from the exons ATGGAGAGAGTGATCGTGTTCCTGCTCAGTCAGGTGGTGGAGAGGTCCACgggggatgaggaggaagaggtccGGTTCTGCCCACACCCCCGCACAGAGAGCTGCAAGCTGCTGTGGAGAGACAATCAGGTGGTCGGCTTCTACACCGTCAAACACAAAG GCAGCCTGTGCGACAGCTGGACGAGTCAGGCTTACCTGCTGCCGGTTCTGGACACGGTGCTGGTGAGGAAGAGCTGCAGGAGACGAGGCTTCGGCCTTCAGATGCTGGAGGATTTCTGCTCCTCATTCTGCAGCGAGAAGTTTCTGGGAGTCAGCTGTCCGTTATCACCGAGCATGGCAGCAG tgtgtaggAGGTTCCTGCAGCAGCACGAGGACCAGCGGGAGCGCCTGTACGAGGTGGAGGCTCCGGGCGGTTGGACCCAAAGACGAAACATCTGGCTCAACACCCAGTTGGGACGCTACTCCCTCG GTGTTAAAGAGATGAGCCGCCCAGCAtcagaagaaacacaaagaaaagaaggagatgATGACTCAGCTCAGAAG aaacAGCCGCACAATTGTAGATTGGACCTGACCTCATCCAGCACCTGCGATGTGAACACGGCACCAGCAATCGGCTTTCCCGGACAACAAGTTAAACCATGTGATCCGAgccaagcagcagcaggaggaggaggaggaagctccCCGAGCGGCGAGATCCCAGGAACAGGATGTAGCCCCACAGCCAACGCCAACGCCAGCGATCTGGACTCTGGGCCTCCCGTCGGACCGACGCAAtcccaaaacacaaaacaagctcTGATATCCAAACCCTGTGTATCTGCAGAGCTTCACAGAGAGAAGCCAGAGGAGGAGAGTCAAAGAAGGGCCAAACGAGTCAGAAGGACATGA